A single genomic interval of Parvularcula marina harbors:
- a CDS encoding CaiB/BaiF CoA transferase family protein — MKNTLPLRGVKVIELTHMVMGPAAGVILADLGADVIKLEPIGGDPTRRLKGSGAGYFPMYNRNKRSLSVDLKSEDGLKLARDLIRGADIFIENFRGGAVERLGLGYDTFKEENPGLIFCSEKGFLSGPYDHRTALDEVAQMMGGLAYMTGPPGRPLRAGSSVIDIAGGMFGVIGILAALAERSATGRGRKVVSSLFETTAFMVGQHIAQAAVTGETVKPMPVRTSAWAIYDLFDTMDDKQLFIGVVSDKQWPIFCNAFSLHGFRDDPGLQTNAQRVEARDRILPAIKSICKSHSQDELVSILEESGLPFAPVAHPQDLTDNPHLNANGGLLNIELPDQEGSAKLPSLPLEIDETRTSLRYDPPKAGEHTLEILSELGCDAARIKRLIDQQVVDPLDE; from the coding sequence ATGAAGAATACCCTGCCCCTGCGCGGCGTAAAAGTCATTGAACTGACGCATATGGTCATGGGACCAGCCGCCGGCGTTATCCTTGCCGACCTTGGCGCGGACGTCATCAAACTGGAGCCCATTGGCGGCGACCCGACCCGCCGCCTGAAGGGGTCCGGCGCCGGTTACTTCCCGATGTATAACCGCAACAAGCGCAGTCTGTCCGTAGACCTCAAATCTGAGGATGGACTGAAACTGGCAAGGGATTTGATCCGCGGCGCGGATATCTTCATCGAGAATTTTCGCGGCGGCGCCGTTGAACGGCTAGGTCTGGGGTATGACACTTTCAAAGAAGAAAATCCCGGCCTGATCTTCTGCTCGGAGAAGGGGTTTTTATCCGGCCCTTATGACCACCGCACCGCGCTTGATGAAGTCGCCCAGATGATGGGGGGCCTTGCCTATATGACAGGCCCACCAGGCCGTCCGCTGCGCGCCGGATCATCCGTGATCGACATTGCAGGCGGCATGTTCGGGGTCATCGGCATTCTGGCGGCACTCGCTGAACGCTCCGCAACCGGACGAGGCCGCAAAGTCGTCAGCTCGCTTTTTGAGACCACGGCCTTCATGGTCGGCCAGCACATCGCGCAGGCCGCCGTCACCGGCGAGACCGTCAAACCGATGCCGGTGCGCACATCCGCTTGGGCTATCTACGATCTCTTTGACACCATGGACGACAAACAGCTCTTCATTGGTGTGGTCAGTGACAAGCAATGGCCGATTTTCTGTAACGCATTTTCCTTGCACGGATTTCGTGATGATCCCGGCCTGCAAACCAATGCGCAACGCGTTGAAGCACGCGACCGCATTCTTCCCGCCATCAAATCGATCTGCAAAAGCCATTCGCAGGATGAGCTTGTCAGCATCCTCGAAGAAAGCGGGCTTCCCTTCGCGCCGGTTGCGCACCCGCAGGATCTGACCGACAATCCGCACCTCAATGCGAATGGTGGACTTCTGAATATCGAACTCCCCGATCAGGAGGGGTCAGCAAAGCTGCCTTCCCTGCCACTCGAAATCGATGAGACGCGTACGTCATTGCGGTATGATCCACCTAAAGCCGGCGAGCATACGCTGGAGATCCTCTCAGAGCTCGGTTGCGATGCAGCGCGCATCAAGCGCCTCATTGATCAGCAGGTCGTTGACCCGCTCGACGAGTAA
- the leuD gene encoding 3-isopropylmalate dehydratase small subunit codes for MKPFTTHRGIAAPLLRDNIDTDQIIPSREMKTVGKTGLSEGLFAGWRYLTPNARDLNPDFILNKPAFQNATILVACANFGCGSSREHAVWALAEYGIRAVIAESFGSIFRANAIRNGVLPVSLPRASIARLATDLQDSAQPPQIEIDLNKCVLLMNSESEAVIMSFQLADAEREMLLNGFDPVDLTQTHSAKIEDFIRDHRIKRPWIYKDEI; via the coding sequence ATGAAACCTTTCACCACGCATAGAGGCATTGCCGCACCGCTCCTGCGGGACAATATTGATACGGACCAAATCATTCCATCCCGGGAGATGAAGACGGTTGGCAAAACAGGACTGTCCGAGGGGCTCTTTGCAGGCTGGCGCTATCTGACGCCCAATGCGCGTGATCTGAACCCTGATTTTATTCTCAATAAACCGGCTTTTCAGAATGCCACCATCCTTGTCGCATGCGCGAACTTCGGATGCGGCTCGTCGCGCGAACATGCGGTCTGGGCGCTCGCTGAGTATGGTATCCGCGCCGTCATAGCGGAAAGCTTCGGATCAATTTTTCGCGCGAATGCCATTCGGAACGGCGTGTTGCCCGTTTCTCTGCCGCGAGCCTCAATTGCACGGCTGGCGACAGATCTTCAGGATTCGGCACAACCGCCTCAGATCGAGATCGACCTGAACAAATGTGTGTTGTTGATGAATAGCGAGAGCGAAGCCGTCATCATGTCTTTCCAGCTTGCAGATGCGGAGCGGGAGATGTTGCTGAACGGCTTTGACCCTGTCGACCTGACGCAAACGCACTCAGCGAAAATTGAAGATTTTATCCGTGATCATCGGATAAAAAGGCCATGGATATATAAAGACGAGATATGA
- a CDS encoding polysaccharide deacetylase family protein, which yields MTLPDDYLKYPKRQHGMDHDLYPWSNLFDRKPVSWPEGAGVALWITISGEFFPLTPNTGPLRAPGHMATPYPDFRTFTTRDYGNRVGMYRIMKVLDSLGLSASVNMSSDLTTRAPMLVEEFKSRNWEIIAHARNMNDVVHGETPEDTEQDIIDRTLDDLSNNAGIIPKGWMSPARSESYATPSLLAQSGLEYVCDWGNDDMPYLMTTEGGPIHAMPYTHELEDRHVLQNLGQREEVYIEQIIAAFDRLSAEAKDHGGRVLHLALTPYIIGQPFRIWALKEVLNRILEKGAVWNATGEEILSAWQNAQTPETA from the coding sequence ATGACGCTCCCTGATGATTATCTCAAATACCCCAAACGCCAGCACGGGATGGATCACGACCTCTACCCCTGGTCCAATCTGTTTGACCGCAAGCCGGTGTCATGGCCGGAAGGGGCAGGTGTGGCGCTCTGGATCACCATCTCAGGGGAATTCTTTCCGTTGACGCCCAATACCGGCCCTCTGCGTGCGCCGGGCCATATGGCAACGCCCTATCCTGACTTCCGAACCTTCACGACACGTGATTACGGCAACCGCGTGGGCATGTATCGCATCATGAAAGTGCTCGACTCGCTCGGACTTTCCGCCAGCGTCAATATGAGCAGTGATCTGACGACACGCGCGCCCATGCTGGTAGAAGAATTCAAAAGCCGGAACTGGGAGATCATCGCCCATGCCCGTAACATGAATGATGTCGTCCATGGCGAAACGCCAGAGGACACAGAGCAGGATATCATCGACAGGACGCTCGACGATCTTTCGAACAATGCCGGGATCATCCCTAAGGGCTGGATGTCACCAGCGCGTTCTGAAAGCTATGCCACTCCGTCGCTCCTAGCGCAGTCCGGTCTCGAATATGTGTGTGACTGGGGTAATGACGACATGCCTTATCTGATGACGACTGAGGGCGGCCCCATCCATGCCATGCCGTATACGCATGAACTCGAAGACCGCCATGTCCTCCAAAATTTGGGCCAGCGCGAAGAAGTCTATATCGAACAGATCATCGCCGCGTTTGACCGCCTGTCAGCTGAAGCAAAAGATCATGGCGGACGAGTGCTTCATCTGGCGCTGACGCCATACATTATCGGCCAACCCTTCCGCATCTGGGCGTTAAAAGAGGTGCTGAACCGCATCCTCGAGAAAGGCGCTGTCTGGAATGCAACTGGCGAGGAGATTCTGTCTGCGTGGCAGAATGCACAAACGCCGGAGACAGCGTAA
- a CDS encoding YdeI/OmpD-associated family protein: MASKTSPDDWFAQERPFSDALLRLRQLMQAAGLTETIKWGMPCYTHEGRNVAGLGAFKAHFGIWFFEGARLVDSDGLLTNAQPGKTQMMRQMRFTDEREIKPALIKRYLKEAMALPPEKKKKAVKSKPPVKIPTELVDAIKADPELKTAFSALSPSCQREYAEHIGEAKKPETRERRLGKMIQMIKAGLGLNDKYR; the protein is encoded by the coding sequence ATGGCGAGCAAGACATCGCCAGATGACTGGTTCGCCCAGGAGCGACCCTTTTCGGATGCGCTCCTCAGGCTGCGGCAGCTGATGCAGGCGGCCGGACTCACCGAAACGATCAAATGGGGCATGCCCTGCTATACGCATGAAGGCCGAAATGTAGCCGGGCTCGGCGCCTTCAAGGCGCATTTCGGGATCTGGTTCTTTGAAGGCGCGCGGCTTGTCGACAGTGACGGCCTTTTGACCAATGCCCAGCCGGGCAAAACCCAGATGATGCGCCAGATGCGGTTTACCGATGAGAGGGAGATCAAACCCGCCCTGATCAAGCGTTACCTGAAAGAGGCCATGGCGCTGCCGCCTGAGAAGAAGAAAAAGGCTGTCAAATCAAAGCCTCCCGTCAAAATTCCGACCGAACTGGTTGATGCTATCAAAGCCGATCCTGAGCTGAAAACGGCCTTTTCCGCGCTCAGTCCCTCCTGCCAGCGCGAATATGCAGAGCATATTGGAGAGGCCAAAAAGCCAGAGACAAGAGAGCGGCGGCTCGGGAAAATGATCCAGATGATCAAGGCAGGTCTCGGCCTAAACGACAAATACCGCTAA
- a CDS encoding TonB-dependent receptor produces the protein MKRTRFLALLATSQIALCVALPASASAQEEEASAPTGDVIVVTARKKEETLQDVPLSVDAFDSEGLKERGLKDISEVSNFTPGFTMEKFGGRRGAEGDTSRPVIRGQSNILGETNAAVFVDGILYSGSFLSFPFAAVERVEVVKGPQAALFGRATFAGAVNVITKKGTNEFENNVTATVADFGEYDINVSSSGPLIEDKLFYFVHGRYYDYGGEYKNSLDGQKVGEEQTIGFNGSLEFHPSETVSMTLRAGYNEDDDGPAAQVVQSRFFNNCFLDQARQFYCGEVQEFDETTLDLARLGDDAGLTREVLRISGSMEWDIGGSGYILSSNAGYTDSSSVYGQDNTFLGNLNNFAGNTLVRVEHIDQDEWSAELRLDTPASESIRGTIGTFYYEREKESFRRFPMSTAVIADFGTQYTDNWAIFGAVEADLSPALTARAEIRYSEDTIGVETAAGPILEETFSSVTPRFTIDYQATDDMLLYGVIALGNKPGYINEDPALPADLIYVDEEEAWNYEIGAKTSWADNTFFLNVAAYFIDWDKQQLSNSVFVGGVPTSIVTNAGKTEVKGFEIDSQWIPTDELKFDVGYAYSDAELTDFCDPVQGGELTGFDCVNDDGVQGGQTAGNQIPNSPKHHFTASSQYTKPIMDGQYDWFLRGDYAYISKKYAQVHNFAHTGDRSLLNLRTGFAKGDAWKLTFFVDNVLDDKTPSTVVRYADLVNGNFAPQPPEQNNVPGTTPYERGFLFPLVESRQFGATFSINF, from the coding sequence ATGAAACGTACACGCTTTTTGGCATTGCTAGCGACTTCACAGATCGCGCTTTGCGTCGCACTGCCAGCCAGTGCGTCCGCACAGGAAGAAGAGGCAAGCGCGCCTACCGGCGACGTCATCGTTGTGACAGCCCGCAAGAAGGAAGAAACCCTTCAGGATGTTCCGCTCTCAGTCGACGCGTTTGATTCAGAGGGCCTGAAAGAACGCGGCCTCAAGGATATCAGCGAGGTCAGTAACTTCACGCCCGGCTTCACTATGGAGAAATTCGGCGGACGCCGCGGTGCCGAAGGCGACACGTCCCGCCCCGTCATTCGCGGCCAGTCAAATATTCTGGGTGAAACCAACGCGGCCGTCTTCGTTGACGGGATCCTTTATTCCGGCTCCTTCCTGTCCTTCCCGTTTGCTGCTGTTGAGCGGGTTGAGGTCGTCAAAGGTCCGCAGGCGGCACTCTTCGGCCGCGCGACTTTTGCTGGTGCCGTAAACGTCATCACAAAGAAGGGCACCAATGAGTTCGAGAATAATGTCACCGCGACGGTGGCAGACTTCGGCGAATATGACATCAATGTCAGCTCGAGCGGCCCGCTCATCGAAGACAAGCTCTTTTATTTCGTTCACGGACGTTACTACGACTATGGCGGTGAGTATAAGAACTCACTGGATGGCCAGAAGGTCGGTGAGGAACAGACAATCGGCTTTAACGGCTCGCTTGAGTTCCATCCCTCCGAAACTGTCAGCATGACGCTGCGTGCAGGTTATAATGAGGACGATGACGGCCCCGCCGCACAGGTCGTGCAAAGCCGTTTCTTTAATAACTGTTTCCTCGATCAGGCGCGGCAATTTTACTGCGGTGAAGTCCAGGAATTCGACGAGACGACACTCGATCTTGCCCGCCTCGGTGACGATGCCGGCCTGACACGCGAAGTCCTCCGCATCTCCGGTTCGATGGAATGGGACATTGGCGGCTCCGGCTATATTCTGTCCTCAAATGCTGGCTACACGGATTCCTCGTCCGTTTATGGCCAGGACAACACGTTCCTCGGCAACCTCAATAACTTTGCAGGCAACACGCTGGTCCGTGTGGAGCATATTGATCAGGACGAATGGTCAGCGGAACTCCGGCTCGACACACCGGCCTCGGAATCAATCCGCGGTACGATCGGCACCTTCTACTATGAGCGTGAGAAAGAGTCGTTCCGCCGCTTCCCGATGTCGACAGCCGTCATTGCGGATTTCGGTACGCAATATACGGATAACTGGGCCATCTTCGGCGCGGTAGAAGCCGACCTCTCCCCGGCACTGACGGCACGGGCTGAGATTCGCTACTCTGAAGATACGATCGGAGTAGAAACGGCCGCAGGCCCCATCCTCGAAGAGACATTCTCCTCGGTGACGCCGCGCTTTACTATCGACTATCAGGCAACGGACGACATGCTGCTCTATGGCGTGATCGCTCTTGGGAACAAGCCGGGCTACATCAACGAAGACCCTGCTCTCCCGGCTGATCTGATTTACGTCGATGAAGAAGAAGCCTGGAACTATGAGATCGGCGCCAAGACGAGCTGGGCGGACAATACGTTCTTCCTGAACGTCGCAGCCTATTTCATCGACTGGGACAAACAGCAACTCAGTAACTCGGTCTTTGTAGGCGGCGTGCCGACCTCGATCGTCACGAATGCCGGTAAGACAGAAGTGAAGGGCTTTGAAATCGACTCTCAGTGGATCCCGACGGATGAGCTGAAATTCGATGTCGGCTATGCGTATTCCGATGCAGAACTGACCGATTTCTGTGACCCCGTTCAGGGGGGTGAGCTGACCGGTTTTGACTGCGTGAACGACGATGGCGTTCAGGGCGGCCAGACGGCAGGCAATCAGATCCCGAACTCGCCGAAGCATCACTTCACGGCATCTTCTCAGTATACGAAGCCCATTATGGATGGTCAGTATGACTGGTTCCTGCGGGGTGATTACGCCTATATCAGCAAGAAATATGCTCAGGTTCATAACTTTGCGCATACCGGCGATCGCAGCCTCCTGAACCTGCGTACCGGTTTCGCCAAGGGCGATGCGTGGAAGCTGACCTTCTTCGTTGATAACGTCCTCGACGACAAAACGCCGTCGACAGTGGTGCGTTATGCGGACCTCGTGAACGGCAACTTTGCACCGCAGCCGCCAGAACAGAACAACGTTCCGGGTACAACGCCTTATGAGCGCGGCTTCCTCTTCCCGCTGGTCGAGTCCCGCCAGTTCGGCGCAACATTCTCCATCAACTTCTAA
- a CDS encoding polysaccharide deacetylase family protein, producing the protein MTADPGLYSYIPYKDRPKIVWPGGKKLALWVAPNIEFYELSPPQNPQRKSWPRPEPDVVNYAYRDFGNRVGHWRLMEAMDEFGVRGSVSLSVAMCQHHPEIIAACQERNWEFFSHGIYNTRYTYGMDEAQERAVVEDSIRTVKTATGQDIKGYLAPALTHTMSTMDIIADCGLSYTCDLFHDDQPLPVKVKNGRLISMPYSLEVNDHYAYNVFGFSPEQYTDLLKRHFDTLLEEGADSGTVMCVPLHAYLVGRAHRIDPFRKALEYFASHSDDVWLTTAAEISDFYLANYYDEFDAHIRAHGKGGTA; encoded by the coding sequence ATGACAGCTGATCCGGGACTGTATTCTTATATTCCCTATAAGGACCGACCGAAGATTGTGTGGCCGGGCGGCAAGAAACTCGCCCTTTGGGTCGCACCCAATATCGAATTTTACGAGCTGTCACCGCCGCAAAACCCCCAGCGGAAAAGCTGGCCTCGCCCTGAGCCGGACGTTGTGAATTACGCCTATCGTGATTTCGGCAATCGCGTTGGTCACTGGCGGCTGATGGAGGCCATGGATGAGTTCGGCGTCCGCGGATCCGTTTCTCTTTCGGTTGCCATGTGCCAGCACCATCCCGAAATCATCGCGGCGTGTCAGGAGCGGAACTGGGAGTTCTTCTCCCACGGAATTTACAATACGCGCTACACATACGGTATGGATGAAGCGCAGGAGCGCGCGGTCGTTGAGGACTCCATCCGAACCGTCAAAACCGCCACGGGTCAGGATATTAAAGGCTATCTGGCGCCTGCCCTAACTCACACGATGAGCACGATGGACATCATCGCGGATTGCGGGCTCAGCTATACCTGCGATCTGTTTCATGATGACCAGCCCCTGCCGGTGAAGGTCAAGAATGGCCGGTTGATCTCCATGCCCTATTCGCTCGAGGTCAATGATCACTATGCCTATAATGTCTTTGGTTTCTCACCTGAGCAGTATACGGACCTCTTAAAACGCCATTTCGACACCCTTCTCGAAGAGGGGGCCGACAGCGGTACCGTCATGTGCGTGCCCCTGCACGCCTATCTTGTGGGGCGCGCCCACCGCATTGATCCCTTCAGGAAAGCCCTCGAATATTTCGCAAGCCATAGCGACGATGTCTGGCTGACGACCGCCGCCGAAATCTCCGATTTCTATCTTGCGAATTACTATGACGAATTCGATGCGCATATTCGCGCGCATGGAAAGGGAGGTACGGCATGA
- a CDS encoding 3-isopropylmalate dehydratase large subunit: MTPSSTLFDKLWQEHCIQSDASGEDLLLIDRILLHERTGAVALEALREKGREVKTPAHVFCTMDHIVSNRPGRTRNEARTPGGDVFISSTRESAARSGVTLIDIDDARQGIVHVMAPELGIVQPGVSIVCPDSHTCSLGAFGALAWGIGSSAAEHALATQTLKQKKPANMRVTLKGGLHPGVYAKDIVLALIAQIGAGAAANHAVEFTGGGVRQMSMEGRMTLCNMAVEFAAFTALIAPDEKTFEYLAGREFAPTGAQLDDALSWWRDLASDEEAVFDKNITLDTDALAPQISWGVSPEQSGGIDQTLPFIADLPAEKRKAAENALAYMELQPGQRLLGEAVDGAFIGSCTNGRIEDLRAAAYILKGNQVSPDVKAICVPGSQAVKRQAEAEGVAEIFKQAGFEWGEPGCGYCFYAGGDTFAPGARVVSSTNRNFEGRQGPGVRTHLCSPATVAASAIEGVIADPREAGGVRPV; the protein is encoded by the coding sequence ATGACGCCGTCTTCGACCCTATTTGACAAGCTCTGGCAGGAGCACTGCATTCAATCGGACGCGTCAGGCGAAGACCTCCTCCTGATCGACCGCATCCTGCTGCACGAGCGCACGGGGGCGGTGGCGCTGGAGGCGCTGCGGGAGAAAGGGCGCGAGGTCAAAACGCCCGCCCATGTATTCTGTACAATGGATCATATCGTGTCGAACCGGCCCGGCCGTACGCGGAATGAGGCGCGAACGCCCGGCGGTGATGTCTTTATCTCATCGACCAGAGAGTCGGCGGCACGGTCCGGGGTGACGCTTATCGATATCGATGATGCAAGGCAGGGGATCGTGCATGTCATGGCGCCGGAGCTTGGTATCGTGCAGCCCGGTGTCAGCATTGTCTGTCCCGACAGCCATACTTGTTCGTTGGGCGCGTTCGGTGCGCTGGCCTGGGGGATCGGTTCATCCGCCGCTGAACATGCGCTGGCAACGCAGACGCTGAAACAGAAGAAACCGGCAAATATGCGGGTCACCCTGAAAGGTGGGTTGCATCCGGGTGTCTATGCAAAAGATATTGTTCTGGCACTGATCGCTCAGATCGGAGCAGGCGCAGCGGCCAATCACGCTGTCGAGTTCACTGGCGGAGGCGTCCGCCAGATGAGTATGGAAGGGCGCATGACGCTCTGCAATATGGCGGTTGAGTTTGCGGCCTTCACCGCGCTGATCGCGCCGGATGAAAAAACATTTGAGTACCTAGCAGGCCGGGAGTTTGCGCCAACAGGCGCGCAGCTTGATGATGCCTTGTCATGGTGGCGCGACCTTGCCTCTGATGAAGAAGCTGTGTTCGATAAGAATATCACTCTCGATACGGATGCTCTGGCGCCGCAGATAAGCTGGGGGGTCAGTCCCGAACAGTCAGGCGGCATTGATCAAACGCTTCCCTTCATTGCAGACTTGCCTGCGGAGAAAAGAAAGGCAGCTGAAAACGCACTTGCCTATATGGAATTGCAGCCCGGTCAGCGTCTTCTAGGTGAGGCAGTCGATGGCGCCTTTATCGGTTCGTGTACAAATGGCCGTATCGAAGATTTGCGCGCCGCCGCTTACATTCTGAAAGGCAATCAGGTTTCGCCAGACGTCAAAGCGATCTGTGTGCCAGGCTCGCAAGCGGTCAAACGTCAGGCCGAAGCAGAAGGGGTTGCTGAGATTTTCAAACAAGCCGGTTTTGAATGGGGAGAGCCCGGTTGCGGATATTGTTTTTATGCGGGCGGAGACACCTTCGCGCCGGGCGCAAGAGTGGTCAGCTCCACCAACCGTAATTTCGAAGGGCGGCAAGGCCCCGGCGTGCGTACACATCTTTGCAGCCCGGCGACCGTTGCAGCCTCTGCTATCGAGGGCGTCATCGCCGATCCGCGAGAGGCGGGCGGGGTGAGGCCGGTATGA
- a CDS encoding hydroxymethylglutaryl-CoA lyase: protein MSNVLISEVGPRDGLQNCKSIMPTALKLRWIEAAAKAGLREVEVGSFVNPKLLPQVADTAEVVAGARHIDGLEIAVLVPNIRGAKAAVESGAHKMTLPLSVSETHSIKNVNRTHPQMLDEARAIMALLAEIDADNRPHFEVSLSTLFGCTIEGTVSEKKIATLTEELTAIGVDEIGLSDTTGYANPVSVRQMISLTRSIAGDGKINGIHLHNTRGLGLANALAAFEEGLTTFDSSLGGLGGCPTAPGASGNIVTEDLVYMFEAMGVSTGVDIDGLLECRKIVEAALPDEELFGFIPEAGRPLGATY, encoded by the coding sequence ATGAGCAACGTCCTGATAAGCGAAGTCGGCCCGCGTGACGGGCTGCAGAACTGCAAATCGATCATGCCAACGGCGCTAAAGCTCCGTTGGATCGAAGCGGCGGCAAAGGCCGGCTTGCGTGAGGTCGAAGTCGGCTCGTTCGTGAACCCTAAGCTGTTGCCGCAGGTCGCAGATACGGCAGAAGTCGTCGCAGGTGCTCGGCACATTGATGGTCTTGAGATCGCAGTCCTTGTGCCGAATATACGCGGAGCAAAGGCGGCAGTGGAATCTGGTGCGCACAAGATGACCTTGCCGCTGTCCGTCAGCGAAACTCACAGTATAAAGAACGTCAATCGGACCCATCCCCAGATGCTGGATGAGGCACGGGCGATCATGGCCCTGCTGGCAGAAATCGATGCCGACAATCGCCCACATTTTGAAGTCAGCCTGTCCACGCTTTTCGGCTGCACAATTGAAGGTACGGTCAGCGAGAAGAAAATAGCGACGCTTACCGAGGAGCTGACGGCTATCGGGGTTGATGAAATCGGCCTGTCTGACACGACCGGATACGCCAACCCGGTCTCTGTACGCCAAATGATCAGCCTGACGCGATCTATCGCAGGCGATGGGAAGATTAACGGCATTCACCTCCACAATACGCGAGGGCTTGGCCTAGCCAATGCGCTTGCGGCATTTGAAGAGGGACTGACGACTTTTGACAGCTCTCTGGGCGGCTTGGGTGGATGCCCGACGGCACCTGGCGCGAGCGGCAATATCGTGACGGAAGACCTCGTCTACATGTTCGAGGCGATGGGTGTCTCCACGGGCGTGGATATTGATGGCCTGCTTGAATGCCGGAAGATCGTAGAGGCGGCTCTTCCTGATGAGGAACTATTCGGCTTCATTCCGGAAGCCGGGCGGCCGCTCGGCGCCACGTATTAG
- a CDS encoding isochorismatase family protein, which produces MVATDKTAKQIFEEAYANPARRAFGFGTKIAIVNVDPQKAYTRPDLFPKTAYVTDPLQCEYIDRISKAARAKNYPVVWTHVSYMENAADAGIWGTRTDTPDSLQNIKYGSDRAEFDDRLTIDQNVDAIYTKRMPSAFFETPLASFLTWHKVDTVIVTGGSTSGCVRATAVDSLSHGYRTIVPMECVADKHESYHYANLTDLHLKYADIVPVQAVFDWIEAH; this is translated from the coding sequence ATGGTCGCGACGGACAAGACGGCGAAGCAGATTTTCGAGGAAGCCTACGCCAATCCGGCCCGGCGCGCATTCGGCTTCGGCACAAAGATCGCCATTGTGAATGTGGACCCGCAAAAAGCCTATACGCGCCCGGATCTTTTCCCAAAGACCGCCTACGTCACAGATCCTCTGCAATGCGAATATATCGACCGCATCTCAAAAGCCGCTCGAGCTAAGAACTATCCCGTCGTGTGGACGCATGTCAGCTATATGGAAAATGCCGCCGATGCCGGTATATGGGGGACACGGACCGATACACCGGACAGCCTGCAGAATATCAAATATGGCTCTGATCGGGCAGAATTCGACGACAGACTCACCATCGATCAGAATGTAGATGCAATTTACACCAAGCGTATGCCGTCGGCGTTTTTTGAAACACCGCTGGCCTCGTTTCTCACCTGGCACAAGGTAGACACCGTGATTGTGACCGGTGGGTCGACATCAGGCTGCGTGCGCGCCACCGCCGTTGACAGTCTTTCACACGGATACCGCACGATTGTTCCCATGGAATGCGTCGCCGACAAACATGAAAGCTATCACTACGCAAACCTCACGGATCTTCATCTCAAATATGCCGACATCGTTCCTGTTCAGGCCGTATTTGACTGGATCGAAGCCCACTAG
- a CDS encoding CC0125/CC1285 family lipoprotein has protein sequence MNKILIAALTLFGLAACASTTSVYGPATDTGFGYRDQQIEADRYRVSYRGRDMTSADDGALRRAAEIATREGATWFRVVSRDVETPSGRSSGTSIGIGGATGGRNSSVGVGVRLPLGDNGPREAVVRLEILLGEGEMPGDEGVYDARQVLGNLGGTTVGESALDG, from the coding sequence ATGAACAAGATCCTGATTGCCGCCCTCACCCTTTTTGGCCTTGCCGCCTGTGCCTCGACGACCAGCGTTTACGGTCCCGCGACCGATACCGGTTTCGGCTATCGCGACCAGCAGATCGAGGCCGACCGCTACCGGGTCTCCTATCGCGGCCGGGACATGACCAGCGCCGATGACGGCGCCCTGCGGCGCGCAGCCGAAATCGCCACTCGCGAAGGGGCAACATGGTTCCGGGTTGTCAGCCGCGATGTTGAGACCCCTTCGGGCCGCAGCTCCGGCACAAGCATCGGGATTGGCGGCGCCACGGGCGGGCGCAATTCGAGCGTCGGGGTCGGCGTCCGCCTTCCGCTCGGCGACAATGGCCCTCGTGAAGCCGTTGTCCGGCTCGAAATCCTTCTCGGCGAAGGCGAAATGCCCGGCGATGAGGGCGTTTATGACGCCCGCCAGGTGCTCGGTAATCTGGGCGGCACAACCGTCGGCGAAAGCGCGCTCGACGGATAA